A window from Moritella yayanosii encodes these proteins:
- a CDS encoding rhodanese-like domain-containing protein, producing MQEYIEFASNNPALSLAWVAIAGFLIYSFGTSALSKVKSVNNHEATTLMNKENAIIVDVRATEHYRKSHILNAINVPTADIEANKLTMIEKYKNTPIIVMCDTGMSSGRAANRLAKMDFTTVYNLSGGMASWQEAKLPTVKK from the coding sequence ATGCAAGAATATATTGAATTTGCTTCAAATAATCCAGCCTTATCTCTCGCTTGGGTAGCTATTGCTGGTTTCCTTATTTATTCATTTGGCACCAGTGCCCTGTCAAAAGTGAAGTCGGTGAACAATCACGAAGCGACAACTTTGATGAATAAAGAAAATGCCATTATTGTTGATGTACGCGCGACAGAACATTATCGTAAGTCACATATTTTAAACGCAATTAACGTTCCTACTGCTGATATTGAGGCAAATAAGCTAACAATGATTGAAAAATACAAAAATACCCCAATCATCGTTATGTGTGACACCGGAATGAGTTCAGGTCGTGCTGCGAATCGTCTAGCGAAAATGGACTTTACTACTGTTTATAATTTATCTGGTGGCATGGCAAGTTGGCAAGAAGCTAAATTACCGACGGTTAAAAAATAA
- a CDS encoding DUF411 domain-containing protein: MGFLIICAFFIPIVNGYIVEGHVPVIDINKLLAQYKALQHLECSAYLMKLTPRRLFLVLKAAFLYVFFYFVRFHHQ, encoded by the coding sequence ATGGGGTTCCTCATAATATGCGCATTCTTCATACCAATTGTTAATGGTTATATTGTCGAAGGGCATGTTCCAGTCATTGATATCAATAAGTTGTTAGCCCAATATAAGGCATTGCAACACCTAGAATGCAGTGCGTATTTAATGAAATTAACACCAAGAAGGTTGTTTCTTGTACTTAAAGCGGCGTTTTTATACGTGTTTTTTTATTTTGTACGTTTTCATCATCAATGA
- the rraA gene encoding ribonuclease E activity regulator RraA, with translation MEYNTSELCDIYADMIDVVEPMFMNFGGKSSFGGKISTIKCFESLGLIAETVQQPGLGKVLLIDGGGSLRRALIDSDIAQTAFENEWEGIIVYGSIREVDQLDNINIGIQSLASIPVGADDSRTGELDMAVNFGGVTFLPEDHVYADSTGIILSPDPLDIE, from the coding sequence ATGGAATACAATACTTCTGAACTATGCGACATTTACGCTGATATGATTGATGTTGTTGAACCTATGTTTATGAATTTCGGTGGTAAGTCATCATTCGGCGGTAAAATCAGCACTATCAAATGCTTTGAAAGCTTAGGGCTGATCGCTGAAACCGTTCAGCAGCCAGGGTTGGGGAAAGTGTTACTTATTGACGGTGGTGGTTCGCTAAGAAGAGCTTTGATTGATTCTGATATTGCGCAAACGGCATTTGAGAATGAATGGGAGGGTATTATAGTTTACGGTAGTATTAGAGAAGTCGACCAATTAGACAACATCAATATCGGCATTCAAAGTCTTGCATCTATTCCAGTTGGTGCAGATGATAGTCGTACTGGGGAACTAGATATGGCGGTTAATTTTGGCGGCGTGACATTCTTACCTGAAGATCATGTCTATGCAGACAGCACAGGTATTATATTATCCCCTGATCCACTTGATATTGAATAA
- the zapB gene encoding cell division protein ZapB produces MNFDVLDKLESKVQTAVDTITLLQMELEELKEENNRLLANNAELKSQQDVWQDRLRSLLSRMDEVQELEELEEA; encoded by the coding sequence ATGAATTTTGACGTATTAGATAAATTAGAAAGTAAAGTTCAAACAGCAGTTGATACCATTACCCTTTTACAAATGGAATTAGAAGAGCTAAAAGAAGAAAACAACCGACTATTAGCGAATAATGCTGAACTTAAAAGCCAGCAAGACGTGTGGCAAGATCGTTTACGTTCATTGCTAAGCCGAATGGATGAAGTTCAAGAACTAGAAGAGCTAGAAGAAGCATAA
- a CDS encoding acetyl-CoA sensor PanZ family protein: protein MRLSAFTVTESTPQLLIDITKLYRPFQHDEAEISNSFDKLLQDDNQTLFVAKFNARHIGGLIMQHDATTLFLSCIAVRDITQQRGVGKYLIQQAIEHAKSLQLETITVIKTTQVSAELTAFLIHQGFTEQDSALSFSC, encoded by the coding sequence ATGAGATTATCAGCATTTACAGTAACAGAATCAACACCACAGTTACTTATTGATATAACAAAATTATATCGACCATTTCAGCATGATGAAGCTGAGATTAGCAACAGTTTCGACAAATTGCTTCAAGACGATAACCAAACACTATTTGTAGCTAAATTTAATGCTCGCCATATTGGTGGGTTAATCATGCAACATGATGCCACCACGTTATTCTTAAGCTGCATTGCAGTAAGAGATATCACTCAACAGCGTGGTGTAGGTAAATATCTAATACAGCAAGCAATTGAACACGCTAAATCACTGCAGCTAGAAACGATTACCGTCATTAAAACAACGCAAGTTTCCGCTGAATTAACTGCGTTTTTAATTCATCAAGGTTTCACAGAACAAGACTCAGCACTTAGCTTTAGCTGTTAA
- a CDS encoding YkgJ family cysteine cluster protein, whose amino-acid sequence MQCRMNCGACCEAPSITSYIPGMPDGKPAGVRCVNLSADNLCLIFTDQERPALCDTFKASSDVCGENRDEALFLITDLEIQTA is encoded by the coding sequence ATGCAATGCAGAATGAATTGTGGTGCGTGTTGCGAAGCGCCAAGCATTACCAGTTATATTCCGGGAATGCCAGATGGCAAGCCTGCAGGTGTGCGCTGTGTTAATTTATCTGCGGATAATTTATGTCTGATATTTACCGATCAGGAACGACCTGCATTGTGTGATACGTTTAAGGCCAGTAGTGATGTCTGTGGTGAAAACCGTGATGAAGCATTATTTCTCATCACTGATTTAGAAATACAAACCGCGTAA
- a CDS encoding glycosyltransferase, whose amino-acid sequence MEMKILHVIESGGFYGAERVLIELMLGIKELGHEAALLSFGYKGQEEKEFEIICRQYGIAVNSIRVNKVESFCIIRYIKDFVDKHNFDVVHSHGYKFNILFGLMSKKNSFKCFCSTVHGYVSAPKFSKMALYQYLDKYSLKRLNRIFLVSQHMTNIPSIQGLETNQYSVIENGIGGYMSTCEIEERLVTFLHDKTTRLMAVGRLAVEKSFDTLIDTLPKLIERDLNTVLVIFGAGSEEHRLQEKIRQLDLNEHVLLFGFVESLSSYFNLFDVFVMPSITEGTPIALLEAMQAKIPCVVTNVGGMPHMLAHGDGGWIVPPKDPLALQIAISKSLVQNQSQIKTTFAYERVMHEFNYLHMSRRYISEYKSVLTAVTLAT is encoded by the coding sequence ATGGAAATGAAAATTCTGCATGTGATAGAAAGTGGTGGTTTTTATGGTGCTGAAAGAGTTTTAATTGAATTGATGCTCGGTATAAAGGAACTAGGTCATGAAGCTGCTTTGCTTAGTTTTGGCTATAAGGGACAAGAAGAAAAAGAGTTTGAAATTATTTGTCGTCAATATGGTATCGCTGTAAATTCTATTCGGGTGAATAAAGTAGAATCTTTTTGTATTATTCGTTACATAAAAGATTTTGTAGATAAACATAATTTTGATGTTGTGCATTCTCACGGCTATAAATTCAACATACTGTTTGGCTTAATGTCTAAAAAGAACAGTTTTAAATGTTTTTGTTCAACAGTACATGGTTATGTCTCTGCACCTAAATTTAGTAAAATGGCATTGTATCAATATCTAGATAAATACTCGTTGAAGCGATTAAATAGGATTTTTCTTGTTAGCCAGCACATGACTAATATACCCAGTATCCAAGGGTTAGAGACCAATCAATATAGCGTTATTGAGAATGGTATCGGTGGTTACATGTCAACTTGTGAAATAGAAGAGCGCTTAGTCACTTTTCTTCATGATAAAACGACACGATTAATGGCCGTTGGCCGTCTTGCTGTTGAAAAAAGTTTTGATACGCTTATCGATACATTACCTAAGTTGATTGAACGTGATCTAAATACTGTACTTGTTATATTTGGTGCGGGAAGTGAAGAACATCGCTTACAAGAAAAAATTAGGCAATTGGACTTAAATGAACATGTTCTATTGTTTGGCTTTGTAGAGTCACTATCGAGTTATTTTAACCTATTTGATGTTTTTGTAATGCCTTCTATTACAGAGGGCACTCCTATCGCCCTACTCGAGGCAATGCAAGCAAAAATTCCTTGTGTTGTTACTAACGTGGGCGGTATGCCTCATATGCTCGCGCATGGCGATGGAGGCTGGATCGTGCCGCCTAAAGATCCATTAGCATTACAAATTGCAATATCAAAAAGTCTTGTCCAAAATCAAAGCCAGATTAAAACTACCTTTGCTTATGAGCGTGTCATGCATGAATTCAATTATCTTCATATGAGTCGACGATATATAAGTGAATACAAAAGTGTGCTTACGGCTGTGACCCTCGCAACGTAA
- the gpmM gene encoding 2,3-bisphosphoglycerate-independent phosphoglycerate mutase, translated as MSKAKKTIALIIMDGWGHRLDQQDNAIAHAKTPILDKLWQDCPSMLISSSGLDVGLPDGQMGNSEVGHVNIGAGRIVYQNLTKIDKAIDDGEFYHNPALVKAVNAAVANDKAVHILGLASPGGVHSHEDQILAMIELAAKQGATKIYLHAFLDGRDTPPRSALATLEKFDAKFAEIGAGKTATLIGRYFAMDRDNRWDRVEEAYNLFTQAESQYTADSAVAGLEAAYARDENDEFVKATVIGEAVPISDDDTVIFMNFRADRAREITRAFVDIDFTGFERAVTPKLADFVMLTEYAASIETSIAFPSVKLVNTLGSVLEQQNKTQLRISETEKYAHVTFFFNGGVEDPFTGEDRELIPSPQVATYDLQPEMNSEMLTDKFVAAIESKKYDVIICNYPNGDMVGHTGIFDAAVKACEAVDQSIGRVVEALEKVGGECLITADHGNAEMMINPETGGVHTAHTNLPVPLIYFGRDAVPAETGRLCDLAPTMLTLLGQEIPAEMTGKNLMNLK; from the coding sequence ATGTCTAAGGCGAAGAAAACAATTGCACTTATCATTATGGATGGCTGGGGCCACCGTCTTGATCAACAAGATAATGCCATTGCCCATGCAAAAACACCCATTTTAGATAAGCTTTGGCAAGATTGCCCAAGCATGTTGATTTCAAGTTCAGGTTTAGATGTGGGATTGCCTGATGGTCAAATGGGTAATTCAGAAGTTGGCCATGTCAATATTGGTGCAGGTCGTATCGTGTATCAAAATTTAACTAAAATCGATAAAGCAATCGATGATGGCGAATTCTATCACAATCCAGCACTTGTTAAGGCCGTTAATGCCGCGGTTGCGAATGATAAAGCCGTGCATATCCTAGGCCTAGCGTCACCCGGTGGCGTACACAGCCATGAAGATCAGATCTTAGCCATGATCGAACTTGCAGCAAAGCAAGGGGCAACAAAGATTTATCTACACGCATTCTTAGATGGCCGTGATACTCCTCCGCGTAGCGCACTGGCTACATTAGAAAAATTTGATGCTAAATTTGCTGAAATTGGCGCAGGTAAAACGGCCACATTAATCGGTCGCTATTTTGCAATGGACCGAGATAATCGCTGGGATCGTGTTGAAGAAGCATATAATTTATTTACTCAAGCTGAAAGCCAATATACGGCCGATAGTGCAGTAGCAGGTCTTGAAGCCGCTTATGCACGTGATGAAAATGATGAGTTCGTCAAAGCAACGGTCATTGGCGAAGCTGTACCAATTTCGGATGATGATACGGTCATTTTTATGAATTTCCGTGCCGATCGTGCACGTGAAATTACCCGTGCATTCGTCGATATTGATTTCACTGGTTTTGAACGTGCTGTAACACCGAAACTCGCTGATTTTGTTATGTTGACTGAATATGCTGCAAGCATTGAGACTAGCATCGCGTTCCCTTCGGTTAAATTAGTGAATACCTTAGGTTCGGTACTTGAGCAGCAAAATAAAACCCAATTACGTATTTCTGAAACAGAAAAATATGCCCACGTGACCTTCTTTTTTAATGGTGGCGTTGAAGACCCTTTCACAGGTGAAGATCGTGAATTGATTCCATCGCCACAAGTAGCCACTTATGATCTGCAACCTGAAATGAACTCAGAAATGCTCACAGACAAGTTCGTTGCGGCAATTGAGAGTAAAAAATACGATGTGATCATTTGTAACTATCCGAACGGAGATATGGTTGGCCATACCGGTATATTTGACGCGGCAGTAAAAGCGTGTGAAGCCGTTGATCAATCAATTGGTCGTGTCGTTGAAGCATTAGAAAAAGTCGGTGGTGAATGCTTGATCACAGCCGATCACGGTAATGCTGAGATGATGATCAATCCAGAAACTGGTGGCGTTCATACTGCACATACTAACTTACCTGTACCACTGATTTATTTTGGGCGCGATGCCGTGCCTGCCGAGACAGGTCGCCTATGTGATCTGGCTCCGACCATGTTGACTTTACTTGGTCAAGAGATTCCAGCGGAAATGACTGGTAAGAACCTGATGAATCTGAAATAA
- a CDS encoding murein hydrolase activator EnvC family protein: MRFLKNSMAYNVIGLLILLSLNAFAANNQSELNQLRNQIKAQNAAIKKQHRYLNNLSKQTQNTDRAISKVAAQLSNTKSLIRNIEQDLSALVTQQKVLLKNKKKQQNILSAQIETAYLSGNNDYLKLLLNQQSSSEIERSLVYYKHLHAARAQSIVEFNVTIDKITENKLEQQKIKRQLIIIKTSQQQKVRQLAQQKTQQKKSNKNIAHNISKQKKTLTELSISEQKLTQQISLLRQKQSLQISFAGLKGDKGKLDWPIKGKVLHNFNSKRFNNVSWRGLVISAHEGAKVKAVSAGKVVFADWLRGFGMVMIIDHGQGYMSLYGHNQTLLKVSGEKVRKGDVISLAGRSGGQLVSGVYFEIRHKGKTVNPRLWLKRS, from the coding sequence ATGAGATTTTTAAAAAACAGCATGGCCTATAACGTTATAGGCCTGCTGATATTGCTATCATTAAACGCTTTTGCAGCCAATAATCAGTCTGAACTGAATCAACTTCGCAACCAAATAAAAGCCCAAAATGCAGCTATCAAAAAGCAGCATCGCTACTTAAACAATTTATCAAAACAAACACAAAACACCGATCGCGCGATTAGTAAAGTCGCAGCACAGCTGAGTAATACCAAATCTTTAATCCGTAATATTGAGCAAGATCTCAGCGCACTCGTTACGCAACAAAAAGTATTATTAAAAAATAAAAAAAAGCAGCAAAATATTCTTTCTGCGCAAATTGAAACCGCCTACTTAAGTGGTAATAATGATTACCTTAAATTACTTTTAAATCAACAGAGCAGCAGCGAAATTGAACGCTCATTGGTTTATTATAAACACCTCCATGCAGCGCGAGCCCAGTCGATTGTAGAATTTAATGTCACGATCGATAAAATAACCGAGAATAAGTTGGAGCAGCAAAAAATCAAGCGACAATTAATTATCATCAAGACCTCACAACAACAAAAAGTCAGACAGTTAGCACAACAAAAAACGCAACAGAAAAAAAGCAATAAAAATATCGCCCATAACATTAGTAAACAAAAGAAGACCCTGACAGAACTAAGTATTTCAGAACAAAAACTAACACAACAAATATCATTATTAAGACAAAAACAGAGCTTGCAGATATCATTCGCAGGCTTAAAAGGAGACAAAGGGAAACTCGACTGGCCAATAAAAGGTAAAGTGCTTCACAACTTTAACAGCAAGCGTTTTAATAATGTCAGTTGGCGAGGTCTCGTTATCAGTGCGCATGAAGGCGCTAAAGTCAAAGCAGTGAGTGCAGGCAAAGTCGTCTTTGCTGATTGGTTACGCGGTTTCGGTATGGTGATGATTATTGATCATGGCCAGGGATATATGAGCCTATATGGCCATAACCAAACATTACTTAAAGTGTCCGGAGAAAAAGTACGTAAAGGTGATGTGATCTCATTAGCAGGGCGTAGTGGGGGCCAACTAGTGTCTGGCGTTTACTTCGAGATCCGCCATAAAGGTAAAACAGTTAACCCACGCTTATGGCTTAAGCGTTCATAG
- a CDS encoding response regulator: MTKLLLIDDDRELAELLAEFLSLEDFDVDMVHDGKAGLAAIRGNQYDMVLLDVMMPKLNGFEVLKKLRVDNNIPVLMLTAKGDEIDRVLGLEMGADDYLPKPFSERELLARIRAVLRRIEPPTTKKTELLTHLDIEINSRTQEAWCQTILLDLTSTELMLLEALISSPGTILTKADLSEQVLGKKLTPFDRSIDMHLSNLRKKLPERKDEKMRIRTLRGRGYMWLDT; this comes from the coding sequence ATGACTAAACTATTATTAATTGATGATGATAGAGAATTGGCCGAACTACTAGCCGAATTTTTGAGTCTCGAAGATTTCGATGTCGATATGGTGCATGATGGTAAAGCCGGTTTAGCCGCAATCAGAGGCAATCAATATGATATGGTTCTTTTAGATGTCATGATGCCAAAACTAAACGGCTTTGAAGTATTAAAAAAACTGCGTGTTGATAACAACATTCCAGTCTTAATGTTAACAGCGAAAGGTGATGAGATTGACCGCGTACTTGGCTTAGAAATGGGTGCCGATGATTATTTACCAAAACCCTTCAGTGAACGTGAATTATTAGCCCGAATTAGAGCTGTATTACGTCGCATCGAACCACCAACAACTAAAAAAACAGAATTGCTGACACACTTAGATATTGAAATAAACAGCCGAACCCAAGAAGCATGGTGCCAAACTATTCTGCTTGACTTAACCAGCACCGAACTGATGTTATTAGAAGCACTCATCTCATCTCCAGGTACGATCCTAACCAAAGCCGATTTAAGCGAGCAAGTACTGGGGAAAAAACTGACGCCGTTTGACCGTAGTATTGATATGCATTTAAGTAACTTACGTAAAAAGTTACCCGAAAGAAAAGATGAAAAAATGCGCATTCGCACACTTCGTGGCCGTGGTTATATGTGGTTAGATACATAA
- a CDS encoding cation diffusion facilitator family transporter, with the protein MIDSDHEQLVKRASYASVATAVILLCSKLFVWFATGSSSILASLTDSFLDMGASIINVFAIKYALVPADDGHRFGHGKAESLAGLVQSALIVGSSILLMLHGISALLDPQPIVRSELGIAVSIFALLLTFVLIRYQTFVVTKTGSIAIKADSLHYKSDLWLNAAVLIALSLSAYGFYWVDGLATILISCYILYSAYEIGMESIQMLLDHELAAEDITKITTIVANTENVLGLHELRTRQSGYMRFIQLHIELDDHLTLFQAHAIADNVETNLLREFANTEVLIHQDPISIVKTKND; encoded by the coding sequence GTGATAGATTCTGATCATGAACAGTTAGTCAAACGTGCGAGTTATGCATCGGTCGCGACAGCTGTTATTTTATTATGCAGTAAATTATTTGTCTGGTTTGCGACGGGTTCATCGTCGATACTCGCGTCATTGACGGATTCTTTTTTGGATATGGGTGCGTCCATTATTAATGTGTTTGCGATTAAATACGCATTAGTACCCGCTGATGATGGGCATCGTTTTGGCCATGGTAAAGCTGAATCTTTGGCTGGGTTGGTGCAATCCGCATTAATCGTTGGGTCTTCTATTTTATTGATGTTACATGGTATTAGCGCCTTATTAGACCCGCAGCCAATTGTACGTTCAGAACTTGGTATAGCCGTCTCGATTTTTGCATTATTACTTACTTTTGTATTAATACGTTATCAAACATTTGTAGTCACTAAAACTGGTAGTATTGCGATTAAAGCTGATTCACTCCATTATAAGTCAGATTTATGGCTTAATGCGGCGGTATTAATTGCACTTAGCTTATCTGCTTATGGTTTTTATTGGGTTGATGGTTTAGCGACAATCTTGATATCCTGTTACATATTATACAGTGCGTATGAGATCGGTATGGAATCAATTCAGATGCTTCTGGATCATGAATTAGCGGCTGAAGATATTACTAAAATAACGACGATTGTTGCGAATACGGAAAATGTACTGGGATTACATGAGTTACGGACTAGGCAATCAGGTTATATGCGTTTTATTCAATTGCATATTGAACTTGATGACCACCTTACTTTGTTCCAAGCGCACGCTATTGCTGATAATGTAGAAACTAATTTACTCCGTGAATTCGCGAATACGGAAGTGCTTATTCACCAAGACCCGATTTCAATTGTAAAGACGAAAAATGATTAA
- the secB gene encoding protein-export chaperone SecB, with protein MSESASQQEFNIQRIFIKDVSFECPNSPVIFQKEWKPEVKLDLDTRSSKLGDGVFEVVLSLTVTAKDGDTVAFLCEVQQAGIFSVGELSEGQLAHCLGAFCPNILFPYARETIASLVSRGSFPQLNLAPVNFDALFASYVQQAQQASETPAPALAEQKLDS; from the coding sequence ATGTCAGAATCAGCAAGCCAGCAAGAATTTAATATCCAACGTATTTTCATTAAAGACGTATCTTTTGAATGTCCTAATTCTCCAGTGATCTTCCAAAAAGAATGGAAACCTGAAGTTAAATTAGATCTTGATACTCGTAGCTCTAAGTTGGGTGACGGTGTATTTGAAGTTGTATTATCACTGACTGTAACCGCTAAAGATGGCGACACAGTGGCGTTCCTATGTGAAGTTCAACAAGCTGGTATCTTTAGTGTTGGCGAATTAAGCGAAGGTCAACTAGCACATTGTCTAGGTGCTTTCTGCCCAAATATATTATTTCCATATGCGCGTGAAACAATTGCTAGCTTAGTAAGTCGTGGTTCTTTCCCACAACTTAATCTGGCGCCAGTTAACTTCGATGCACTGTTTGCATCTTATGTTCAACAAGCACAACAAGCATCTGAAACTCCTGCTCCGGCTCTTGCAGAGCAAAAACTGGACTCTTAA
- the cysE gene encoding serine O-acetyltransferase, giving the protein MEDKLSMSWLKIKGEAKLLVEQEPMLASFFHSTILNHDSLKCSLSFQLANKLDSATMPAILLREVIEEALTAEPDILHAVAADLCAVQERDPAVEYFSTPLLYLKGFLALQSYRIAHWLWKQKREALAIYLQNQISVVFAVDIHPAARIGKGIMLDHATGIVIGETAIIEDDVSILQSVTLGGTGKESGDRHPKIRAGVMIGAGAKILGNIEVGRGAKVGAGSVVLEPVPAHTTVAGVPAKVVGKPDSDMPSLAMNQTI; this is encoded by the coding sequence ATGGAAGATAAACTTTCAATGTCTTGGCTTAAAATTAAAGGTGAGGCGAAATTATTAGTTGAACAGGAACCTATGCTCGCGAGTTTTTTCCATTCAACAATACTAAATCACGATAGTTTAAAATGCTCATTGAGTTTTCAATTAGCAAATAAGCTCGATAGCGCGACAATGCCAGCTATTCTATTACGCGAAGTGATTGAAGAAGCATTAACAGCAGAACCGGATATCTTACATGCGGTTGCTGCTGATTTATGTGCAGTGCAGGAACGAGATCCGGCGGTCGAATATTTCTCGACACCACTCTTATATCTGAAAGGCTTTTTGGCCCTGCAGTCGTATCGAATTGCGCATTGGCTCTGGAAGCAAAAGCGTGAAGCATTAGCTATTTATCTACAAAATCAAATTTCTGTGGTGTTTGCTGTTGATATTCATCCAGCTGCTCGAATAGGCAAAGGTATTATGCTTGATCACGCAACCGGTATTGTGATTGGCGAGACGGCAATTATAGAAGATGATGTGTCGATTTTACAAAGTGTCACGCTTGGTGGTACCGGTAAAGAAAGTGGCGATCGTCACCCGAAAATTAGAGCCGGTGTGATGATTGGTGCTGGCGCTAAAATATTGGGTAATATTGAAGTCGGCAGAGGAGCTAAAGTCGGTGCTGGTAGTGTGGTGCTAGAGCCTGTACCGGCACACACAACAGTCGCTGGTGTCCCTGCTAAAGTTGTTGGTAAACCTGATTCTGATATGCCTTCATTAGCGATGAATCAAACAATTTGA
- a CDS encoding polysaccharide deacetylase family protein, with product MTIINALTINVEDYFQAPAFQYSIKESDWGLFSPRIEYAVDRVLLLLSDHHVTATFFVYGWTVTHFPLMLQKIVEQGHELAYRHYCPPDMKHLNQRDIIENFNRYKDQLSQVTGRGVVGYRSDMQLCSVTLAWLEEELVLAGYEYSSANGPNKVNKSEGVINCVVDNFQHLNVSTHKVLTKQYEIINTNSIRLRKYELSSKLIACFIEETRTPVLGCISTWVMDNMQPNIRADSLFKKWLHGYHIRETPLILHQLFSEYDWQTVSDIYLHKVLQLNSINKRKGRCVS from the coding sequence ATGACAATTATTAATGCACTAACTATCAATGTGGAAGATTATTTTCAAGCCCCAGCGTTTCAATACAGTATTAAAGAAAGTGATTGGGGTTTATTCTCACCTCGTATTGAATATGCAGTCGATAGAGTTTTACTATTATTAAGTGACCACCATGTAACGGCTACATTTTTTGTTTATGGCTGGACGGTTACTCACTTTCCTTTGATGTTACAGAAGATAGTGGAGCAGGGGCATGAACTTGCTTATCGACATTACTGTCCACCGGATATGAAGCATCTTAATCAGCGTGACATTATCGAAAATTTCAACCGTTATAAAGATCAGTTATCACAAGTAACGGGTCGTGGTGTTGTCGGTTATCGGAGCGATATGCAACTATGCAGTGTAACTTTGGCATGGTTAGAAGAAGAATTAGTGCTAGCGGGGTATGAATATAGTAGCGCTAATGGTCCAAATAAAGTCAATAAATCGGAGGGTGTCATAAATTGTGTTGTTGATAATTTTCAGCATTTAAATGTATCGACGCATAAAGTGCTAACAAAACAGTATGAAATTATTAATACTAATAGTATCCGCCTCAGAAAATATGAATTAAGTAGTAAGCTTATAGCGTGTTTTATTGAGGAGACTAGAACACCAGTGCTAGGTTGTATATCAACTTGGGTTATGGATAATATGCAGCCTAATATTCGAGCTGATAGTTTATTTAAAAAATGGCTACATGGTTATCATATTCGTGAGACGCCCCTCATTCTACATCAATTATTTTCTGAATATGACTGGCAAACCGTCAGCGATATATATCTACATAAAGTATTACAGTTAAACAGTATAAACAAAAGGAAAGGGCGCTGTGTAAGTTAA